From Schistocerca cancellata isolate TAMUIC-IGC-003103 unplaced genomic scaffold, iqSchCanc2.1 HiC_scaffold_593, whole genome shotgun sequence, a single genomic window includes:
- the LOC126133111 gene encoding uncharacterized protein LOC126133111, protein MSDVSKTAAATGVGRSSVYRVISEYRATQSLKSPKKGKLRQKLSESVDDFDRNVILRKVHEFFFRNELPTIDKVLTVVNENADLGNFRRTTFYKLLREMNFKYVWRGRDSMLIDRDDIILWRRRYLRTIKRLRDEGRPIYYLDETWVNAGHTRSYVWVDDTINSSKQAFLSGLSTGSKGPSGRGKRLIIAHIGSKAGFVEGCLWTFESKKSGDYHEEMCAETFEKWFQDVLPRLQENAVIVLDKAPYHSRRKEKVPDANSNKHEISEWLKSKNIDFEDGMLKKDLLDIVKNHRTAHNEYAIDEMAKNLGKTVLRIPP, encoded by the coding sequence atgagtgacgtttcgaaaacagctgcagctacaggtgttggacgttcttcagtgtatcgtgtgataagtgagtacaggGCCACACagtctttgaagtctcccaagaaaggaaaattacgacagaaactttctgaaagtgttgatgacttcgatagaaatgtgatactaaggaaagtacacgaatttttttttcgtaacgaattgccaacaattgataaagtgcttacagtcgtgaacgaaaatgcagatctgggcaattttcggagaactacattttataagttgttgagggaaatgaatttcaaatatgtctggcgtgggcgcgatagcatgttaatagacagggatgacatcattttatggaggcggcgttatcttcgaaccattaaacgttTGAgggatgaaggcagacccatttactatttggatgagacgtgggtgaacgcaggacatacccgaagttacgtctgggtagatgacactataaattcctcaaaacaagcgtttttgtcgggattatccaccggaagcaagggcccatcaggtagagggaaacgtctgattatcgcacatattggcagcaaagcagggttcgttgaaggatgtttgtggactttcgaatccaagaaaagtggagattatcatgaggagatgtgcgccgaaaccttcgagaagtggtttcaagatgttcttcctcggcttcaggaaaatgcagttattgttcttgataaagcgccgtaccattctcggagaaaagaaaaagttcccgatgcgaattccaataagcacgaaatatcagagtggctaaaatctaaaaacatcgatttcgaagacggtatgttgaagaaagatcttttagatatagttaaaaatcacagaacagcgcacaacgaatacgcaatagatgaaatggcgaagaatttaggaaaaactgttctcagaattcctccgtag